From a region of the Mercurialis annua linkage group LG1-X, ddMerAnnu1.2, whole genome shotgun sequence genome:
- the LOC126664643 gene encoding uncharacterized protein LOC126664643, which yields MTQDIWDVWNALWDSEKERKRSETARVNQMSEPAGAGSGPARHTGGSRFALKHMDVMERELGRKTSATELNTRLHCTKADKKLVDKRAQDMTDFPVKWDAITERLAAATRPQIGEGSSSSPAAVDETQVFLDIEGINKKKSVYGLGSVSSRYAGTSSRVQRGSSSRSSQQADEEVERRVQADI from the exons ATGACCCAGGATATCTGGGATGTTTGGAACGCGTTGTGGGACTCAGAGAAAGAGAGGAAGAGGTCAGAAACCGCCCGAGTAAATCAGATGAGCGAGCCAGCGGGCGCCGGTTCTGGACCTGCCCGCCATACTGGTGGATCTCGCTTTGCTCTCAAGCATATGGATGTGatg GAAAGGGAGCTTGGCCGAAAAACGAGTGCGACGGAGCTTAACACTCGCCTTCACTGCACGAAGGCTGACAAGAAGCTGGTCGACAAGCGGGCTCAGGATATGACT gacttccctgtaAAATGG gACGCCATCACTGAGAGGCTTGCTGCTGCGACACGGCCTCAGATCGGAGAGGGTAGCTCCTCGAGCCCAGCGGCAGTGGACGAGACCCAGGTGTTTCTAGACATCGAGGGCATCAACAAGAAGAAAAGTGTGTACGGCTTGGGTTCTGTGAGCAGCAGGTACGCCGGGACAAGCAGCAGGGTGCAGCGAGGCAGCTCCTCTAGGTCGTCGCAGCAGGCAGacgaggaggtcgagcgccgCGTGCAGGCCGACATTTAG
- the LOC126664651 gene encoding uncharacterized protein LOC126664651: MESDRSLMYRRLQGGLLYPGFDERVQEFVNFALRHPACMSGPELKCPCPRTGCKNTSYQNVETVKLHILQKGFVKDYQVWLFHGEGNVLNPRPVRELSEYEFDMEYEGDDEFSSVQRMVIDDAGPEVVFTEEEPNNEAKHFYDMMRAAGEPVCPGNSKHSPLSTAAKILDIKCRHSGSVALVDDVTEFTQELLPEDNKMPKNFAEIKKMVRGLGLPVEVIDCCFRNCMIYWGSDAELTRCKICDHERWKSPPKIKVNVPYRKMFYFSITPILQRLYASKATAKHMMWHAEHKMVDGKMCHPSDSSAWKHFSEFHTEFAEEVRNIRLGCVLMSFNHLGPSRRIIHHGQ, translated from the coding sequence ATGGAATCAGACCGAAGTTTGATGTATAGACGGCTCCAGGGCGGGCTGTTGTACCCAGGTTTTGACGAACGCGTACAGGAGTTTGTGAATTTTGCTTTACGCCATCCCGCGTGTATGAGTGGGCCCGAGCTTAAATGCCCTTGTCCTAGGACAggatgtaaaaatacgagttatCAAAATGTCGAAACAGTGAAACTGCACATTTTGCAGAAAGGGTTTGTGAAAGATTATCAAGTCTGGCTTTTTCATGGggagggaaatgttttaaatcctCGTCCTGTTAGAGAACTATCGGAGTATGAATTTGACATGGAATATGAGGGGGATGACGAGTTCAGCTCagttcagagaatggttatcgatGATGCCGGTCCAGAAGTAGTGTTCACGGAAGAGGAACCGAAtaatgaagctaaacatttttatgatatgatgcgtgcggccgGAGAACCTGTATGCCCCGGCAATAGCAAACACTCTCCCTTGTCTACAGCTGCTAAAATATTGGACATCAAATGTCGACATAGTGGGTCAGTAGCTTTAGTAGATGATGTGACCGAATTTACACAAGAGCTGCTCCCAgaggacaacaagatgccaaaGAACTTTGCTGAAATAAAGAAGATGGTTAGAGGTCTTGGGTTGCCGGTTGAAGTTATCGATTGTTGTTTCCGTAACTGCATGATTTACTGGGGGTCAGACGCGGAGTTAACGCGATGCAAAATTTGCGATCACGAACGGTGGAAATCGCCTCCTAAAATAAAAGTTAACGTCCCTtataggaaaatgttttatttttctataactcCGATACtgcagaggttgtacgcttctaaAGCCACCGCCAAGCATATGATGTGGCACGCAGAACACAAAATGGTTGATGGGAAGATGTGTCACCCGTCAGATTCCTCGGCGTGGAAACATTTCAGTGAATTTCATACAGAGTTTGCAGAAGAAGTTCGAAATATCAGACTGGGCTGTGTACTGATGAGTTTCAACCATTTGGGGCCTTCGCGCAGAATTATTCATCATGGCCAGTAA
- the LOC126678188 gene encoding superoxide dismutase [Mn], mitochondrial-like, with protein sequence MATLKTLALPDLPYPYDALEPYISSEIMLLHHQKHHKAYVTNYNNSLELLHQAIGNGDSSTVVKLQSSIKFNGGGHINHSIFWKNLAPVTQGGGVPPHGPLAAAIDREFGSLEKLMQKMNKEGGAVDGSGWVWLGLEKERNKLVVETTMNQDPLVTKGPTLVPLVGIDVWEHAYYLQYKNARPEYMNNIWNVVNWKYASQVYEKECGSA encoded by the coding sequence ATGGCGACACTGAAAACCTTAGCTCTCCCTGATCTCCCGTACCCCTACGATGCTCTTGAGCCGTACATCAGCAGCGAGATCATGCTTCTTCATCACCAGAAGCACCACAAAGCCTATGTAACAAACTACAACAACTCTCTCGAGCTTCTCCACCAAGCCATCGGAAACGGCGACTCGTCCACCGTAGTTAAGTTGCAGAGCTCGATCAAGTTCAACGGAGGAGGCCACATCAACCACTCAATTTTCTGGAAGAATCTAGCACCAGTAACCCAAGGAGGCGGCGTCCCTCCACATGGACCGCTCGCTGCCGCTATCGACAGAGAATTCGGGTCTTTGGAGAAGTTGATGCAGAAGATGAACAAAGAAGGCGGCGCCGTCGACGGATCTGGATGGGTGTGGCTGGGGTTGGAGAAGGAACGGAACAAGCTGGTGGTGGAGACGACGATGAACCAGGATCCGTTGGTGACAAAAGGACCAACGCTGGTTCCTTTGGTGGGCATTGATGTGTGGGAGCATGCTTACTATTTGCAGTACAAGAATGCGAGGCCGGAGTATATGAACAACATATGGAATGTTGTGAACTGGAAATATGCGAGTCAAGTGTACGAGAAAGAATGTGGTTCAGCTTGA
- the LOC126678180 gene encoding ATP-dependent 6-phosphofructokinase 2: protein MAAFNLQKLPHLADCIGQNLKPYTNPLENNPFYRPTEGFYINPTDVILRQTILDSSSGSTPHLAYHRAGPRKEIYFETGSVCAAIVTCGGLCPGMNTVIRELVVGLWELYGVRKIYGIVAGYRGFYSRETVELNPKLVHNWHKRGGTVLETSRGGFDLNKIVDGIKDRGFNQVYIIGGDGTMRGAVKIYDGIRRRKLNIGVTGIPKTVDNDIGIIDKSFGFQTAVEMAQQAINAAHVEAESAVNGIGLVKLMGRSTGHIALHATLSSRDVDCCLIPEIDFYLEGKGGLFEFLGKRLQENGHAVLVVAEGAGQDKIPRSDAQKEERDESGNPVFLDVGAWLKSELKKWWSRDHPNELFTVKHIDPTYMIRAVPANATDNLYCTLLAHSAIHGVMGGYTGFVCGPINGNYAYIPLEEVAQAKNIVSIKDHKWAWVRSVTNQPDFVRR from the exons ATGGCTGCTTTTAACCTCCAGAAACTTCCCCATTTAGCTGATTGTATTGGTCAAAACCTGAAACCCTACACCAATCCATTAGAAAACAACCCTTTCTACCGTCCGACTGAAGGCTTCTACATCAACCCGACCGACGTCATTCTCCGGCAGACAATCCTCGACTCCTCAAGTGGCTCAACTCCTCATTTGGCCTATCATCGCGCCGGTCCGCGAAAGGAAATCTACTTTGAAACTGGAAGTGTTTGTGCTGCTATTGTTACCTGTGGTGGACTTTGTCCTGGGATGAATACGGTGATCAGAGAGCTGGTTGTTGGGCTTTGGGAGCTGTATGGAGTGCGGAAGATTTATGGGATAGTGGCGGGTTATAGAGGGTTTTATTCGAGAGAAACTGTTGAGCTGAATCCTAAACTTGTTCATAATTGGCATAAGAGAGGTGGTACTGTTCTTGAGACTTCTAGAGGTGGATTTGATCTTAATAAGATTGTTGATGGCATCAAAGATCGTGGTTTTAATCAG GTCTATATTATTGGTGGGGATGGAACTATGCGAGGGGCTGTGAAAATATATGATGGAATCCGTAGAAGAAAATTGAACATCGGAGTTACTGGAATTCCCAAAACAGTTGACAATGATATAGGCATTATCGACAAATCATTTGGATTCCAGACCGCAGTCGAAATGGCCCAGCAAGCAATCAATGCAGCTCACGTTGAGGCAGAGAGTGCAGTTAATGGTATCGGACTGGTGAAGCTCATGGGTCGAAGTACAGGACACATAGCCCTCCACGCTACATTGAGCAGTCGTGACGTCGACTGCTGTTTAATACCCGAAATTGATTTTTACTTGGAAGGAAAGGGAGGGTTATTTGAATTTCTCGGGAAGCGATTACAAGAGAATGGCCACGCAGTTCTTGTTGTGGCAGAAGGTGCCGGGCAGGACAAGATTCCGAGAAGTGATGCTCAGAAAGAAGAGAGAGATGAATCGGGCAACCCTGTTTTCCTAGATGTCGGTGCTTGGTTGAAGTCGGAGCTGAAGAAATGGTGGTCGAGAGACCACCCGAATGAGTTATTTACGGTGAAGCATATAGATCCGACATACATGATACGAGCAGTTCCGGCGAATGCTACCGATAATCTATACTGTACGCTTCTGGCGCATTCTGCTATTCATGGAGTTATGGGAGGTTACACTGGGTTCGTGTGTGGTCCAATTAACGGTAACTATGCATATATCCCATTAGAAGAAGTTGCACAGGCAAAAAACATAGTTAGCATAAAAGATCACAAATGGGCTTGGGTGAGATCAGTCACTAATCAGCCTGATTTTGTTAGGAGATGA